A single window of Ictalurus furcatus strain D&B chromosome 3, Billie_1.0, whole genome shotgun sequence DNA harbors:
- the ccdc28b gene encoding coiled-coil domain-containing protein 28B produces MEDKRKKRSPKVSLPQPPPPPVNPRKLPVLPASKSASFSLGLPQPPSPKPRGKYKRSVGAMGTAKEVLTVPVLPPKATSRPHREKPRAPQPAGPSRVAQSSSPLQHSFLTDVSDVREMEGGLLNLLNDFHSGKLQAFGKVCSFEQLEHIREMQEKLARLHFSLDSHVEELSEDQRKSASDRNLEHLLSNLEELSSSIQKLHLAENQDLSKASDP; encoded by the exons ATGGAGgacaagaggaagaagaggagtcccaaagtgtctcttCCCCAACCACCACCTCCTCCGGTGAACCCGCGCAAACTCCCCGTCCTCCCGGCCAGCAAGAGCGCCAGCTTCTCCCTGGGTCTCCCCCAACCGCCGTCGCCTAAACCCCGGGGCAAGTACAAGAGGTCTGTAGGAGCCATGGGGACGGCCAAAGAAGTGCTCACTGTACCCGTGCTCCCTCCCAAGGCCACGAG CCGGCCTCACAGAGAGAAACCCCGAGCGCCTCAGCCGGCCGGCCCCAGCCGGGTCGCCCAGTCCTCGTCTCCTCTACAGCACTCGTTCCTCACTGACGTCTCGGacgtgagagagatggagggaggacTGCTCAACCTGCTCAACGACTTCCACTCAGGAAAACTGCAGGCCTTCG gtAAGGTGTGTTCATTTGAGCAGCTCGAGCACATCCGGGAGATGCAGGAGAAACTGGCTCGCCTTCACTTCAGCCTGGACAGCCATGTGGAGGAGCTCTCTGAGGACCAGAGGAAAAGCGCTTCAGACCGCAACCTGGAGCACCTGCTCTCGaac ctGGAAGAGCTCAGCAGCTCCAT ACAGAAGTTACACTTGGCAGAGAATCAGGATTTATCCAAGGCCTCCGATCCCTGA
- the iqcc gene encoding IQ domain-containing protein C isoform X1 — protein MGRQEWINNMIYFQARCRGYLMRRELKCVQAEYEDIVRELEGGVEHLSWRGQFIPKPHFTDADTDGAFFRYPQPKIRIQECPEDVEKEKERAGDETPCLQSEVLVPERDAEPSCGAEGDCRETSVPSGGDTEREGEAAEGALQMSDSILQHSEPPPMHTLLKGVAHTPEALKQHRNTLAMELLWIQQAIASRKKYLTLKQKMETS, from the exons ATGGGTAGACAGGAATGGATAAATAATATGATATACTTCCAG GCGCGGTGTCGCGGATATTTGATGAGGAGAGAACTAAAGTGTGTCCAGGCTGAGTATGAGGACATAGTGAGGGAGCTGGAGGGAGGTGTGGAGCACCTGAGCTGGAGAGGACAGTTCATACCTAAACCTCACTTCACTGACGCT GACACGGACGGCGCCTTTTTCAGGTATCCTCAGCCGAAGATCCGGATCCAGGAATGTCCCGAGGACgtggagaaagagaaggagcgAGCGGGTGATGAAACACCTTGCCTTCAGTCAGAGGTCCTGGTTCCTGAGAGGGACGCAGAACCGAGTTGTGGCGCAGAGGGAGACTGCAGAGAGACCAGCGTACCATCGGGGGGCGATACGGAGCGAGAGGGTGAAGCTGCAGAGGGCGCTCTGCAGATGAGCGACAGCATACTGCAGCATAGTGAGC CTCCCCCAATGCACACTCTGCTGAAAGGTGTAGCACACACTCCAGAAGCTCTGAAGCAGCACAGAAACACTCTGGCCATGGAGCTGCTGTGGATCCAACAGGCCATCGCCAGCAGGAAGAAA tATCTGACCCTGAAGCAGAAGATGGAAACATCGTAG
- the iqcc gene encoding IQ domain-containing protein C isoform X2, whose translation MGRQEWINNMIYFQARCRGYLMRRELKCVQAEYEDIVRELEGGVEHLSWRGQFIPKPHFTDADTDGAFFRYPQPKIRIQECPEDVEKEKERAGDETPCLQSEVLVPERDAEPSCGAEGDCRETSVPSGGDTEREGEAAEGALQMSDSILQHTPPMHTLLKGVAHTPEALKQHRNTLAMELLWIQQAIASRKKYLTLKQKMETS comes from the exons ATGGGTAGACAGGAATGGATAAATAATATGATATACTTCCAG GCGCGGTGTCGCGGATATTTGATGAGGAGAGAACTAAAGTGTGTCCAGGCTGAGTATGAGGACATAGTGAGGGAGCTGGAGGGAGGTGTGGAGCACCTGAGCTGGAGAGGACAGTTCATACCTAAACCTCACTTCACTGACGCT GACACGGACGGCGCCTTTTTCAGGTATCCTCAGCCGAAGATCCGGATCCAGGAATGTCCCGAGGACgtggagaaagagaaggagcgAGCGGGTGATGAAACACCTTGCCTTCAGTCAGAGGTCCTGGTTCCTGAGAGGGACGCAGAACCGAGTTGTGGCGCAGAGGGAGACTGCAGAGAGACCAGCGTACCATCGGGGGGCGATACGGAGCGAGAGGGTGAAGCTGCAGAGGGCGCTCTGCAGATGAGCGACAGCATACTGCAGCATA CTCCCCCAATGCACACTCTGCTGAAAGGTGTAGCACACACTCCAGAAGCTCTGAAGCAGCACAGAAACACTCTGGCCATGGAGCTGCTGTGGATCCAACAGGCCATCGCCAGCAGGAAGAAA tATCTGACCCTGAAGCAGAAGATGGAAACATCGTAG
- the dcdc2b gene encoding doublecortin domain-containing protein 2B produces the protein MASSGVTALLPPVKSVMVYKNGDPFFSGRRFIVSQRQVSSMESFLNDVTVSIGAPLAVRTLYTPRNGHRVPDLEHLQQGAQYVAAGFERFKKLDYLSLGMKRTPVTRTGDAMQVKGLSRPNVSAKWRKVITMPCIIHVFRNGDVLSPAMRFIIPRSVLKNLEQILRLVSEKAMLRTGAVRRLCTLDGVTVTSAEELESGQCFVAVGAERFKKLPYVELLLNKAQGASADRHYVADRGLHRRSENRKFPQDSNSDSALLHSPERDGRRVKSTGDEADGANLSQPLQRMREGEEGSMFYAKPERARKHRLARRAVARNAGQASVFKGVEKKREEVRGAEEVAEDESTAVELPVDQRVAEVVQDEEPDQSQAEQTNHMHQTGAPDERMTSSAHSSPSPSDSEHNEKEYGPRDGETSLRRRRSSPNGEAEAQDEDVLGEDLEQERGRDDEDGHPEEADEPETQDHARPPYLSSQQTE, from the exons ATGGCCTCCAGTGGAGTAACTGCTCTCCTGCCCCCTGTGAAGAGCGTGATGGTGTACAAGAATGGAGATCCCTTCTTCTCAG GGAGGAGGTTTATCGTGAGCCAGAGGCAGGTCTCCTCTATGGAGTCTTTCCTGAACGACGTCACTGTCAGCATCGGCGCGCCGCTGGCCGTGAGAACGCTCTACACGCCACGCAACGGGCACCGGGTACCCGATCTGGAGCACCTCCAGCAGGGGGCGCAGTACGTGGCTGCCGGATTCGAGAGGTTCAAGAAGCTCGA CTATCTGAGTCTGGGGATGAAGAGAACTCCAGTGACTCGGACCGGAGACGCCATGCAG GTCAAAGGACTCAGCAGACCCAACGTGTCCGCAAAATGGAGGAAGGTTATAACCATGCCCTGCATTATACA CGTGTTCAGGAACGGAGACGTCCTCAGTCCTGCCATGCGCTTCATCATTCCTCGGAGCGTTCTGAAAAACCTGGAGCAGATTCTCAGGCTGGTCTCGGAGAAGGCCATGCTGCGCACCGGCGCCGTTCgcag GCTGTGCACTCTGGACGGCGTGACGGTGACCTCGGCGGAGGAGCTGGAGAGCGGACAGTGTTTCGTTGCCGTGGGTGCCGAGCGCTTCAAGAAACTCCCGTACGTGGAGCTGCTGCTGAACAAAGCGCAGGGAGCCAGTGCAGACag ACATTACGTTGCAGACCGTGGCCTGCACAGGAGGTCCGAG AACAGGAAGTTTCCTCAAGACAGCAACAGTGACTCCGCCCTCCTTCACTCACCCGAG AGGGACGGCAGGCGCGTGAAGTCCACGGGAGACGAGGCCGACGGAGCGAATCTGTCTCAGCCGCTGCAGAggatgagagagggagaggagggcTCCATGTTCTACGCCAAACCCGAACGAGCGCGCAAACACAGACTCGCACGCAGAGCCGTGGCCAGAAACGCAG gCCAAGCGAGCGTGTTTAAGGGCgtagagaagaagagagaggaggtgCGAGGAGCTGAGGAGGTGGCTGAggacgagagcacggctgtggaGCTTCCTGTAGATCAG AGAGTTGCTGAAGTCGTTCAGGACGAGGAACCCGACCAGAGCCAAGCAGAACAGACAAATCACAtgcatcag ACAGGAGCACCTGATGAGCGCATGACCTCGTCCGCACACTCCAGTCCGTCTCCTAGCGACAGCGAGCACAACGAGAAGGAGTACGGGCCGCGTGATGGAGAGACCTCGTTAAGGAGACGGCGCTCTTCTCCGAACGGGGAGGCGGAAGCGCAGGACGAGGACGTACTCGGCGAAGACCTGGAACAGGAAAGAGGCCGAGACGATGAA GATGGACATCCTGAAGAAGCTGACGAGCCGGAGACGCAGGACCACGCCCGTCCTCCCTACTTGTCCTCACAGCAGACAGAGTGA
- the tmem234 gene encoding transmembrane protein 234, producing the protein MVSVVEVLCLLLVAALWGATNPFLRKGTEGIEHVRKGDKISQFLAEIKFLFLNIKYLVPFLLNQSGSVVFYLTLAATDLSLAVPTVNSLSLVFTMVTGKLLGEEFGGKSAVLGMVLTTAGVTLCVLSSVSEADSAGVHTTP; encoded by the exons ATGGTTTCAGTGG TGGAAGTGCTGTGTCTCCTCCTGGTCGCTGCGTTATGGGGAGCCACCAACCCCTTCCTCAGGAAAGGAACCGAGGGCATCGAGCACGTTAGGAAAGGAGATAAGATCTCCCAGTTCCTGGCTGAAATCAAGTTCCTGTTCCTCAACATCAAG TATCTGGTGCCGTTTCTGCTGAACCAGAGCGGCTCGGTGGTCTTCTACCTCACCCTCGCTGCGACAG ATTTGTCTCTGGCCGTGCCGACGGTCAACTCGCTCAGCCTGGTGTTCACGATGGTCACCGGGAAACTGCTCGGGGAGGAATTTGGAGGAAAAA gtgcgGTGTTGGGGATGGTGCTCACTACAGCTGGCGTGACGCTGTGTGTGTTGAGCTCCGTCTCAGAGGCCGACAGTGCAGGAGTCCACACCACACCATga